In Gimesia chilikensis, one DNA window encodes the following:
- a CDS encoding Calx-beta domain-containing protein: protein MVQFTITRRGENLGDLNSELIISYSTQDGTATVTDNDYNSASGTIRFFANPNTVKQTKTIFVRLNDDSITEGNESFQLVLTTEAQDAILVRDTGTAKIYNDDRNSLSINDVTALENDIFVFEVSLDHAAGTDITFLATTENGTASNIYDRDFTTQSNMPYTIKAGELTTEISVYVHDDDSRETDETFFVKLSARENNSYEFPSYLTFSDDTGQGTILNDDGLPGSTFRLDSSKVIEGNDGTQILIYDVVRTGQSAGDLNFDSTVEFRTLDGTATAGEDYSDRWTTVNFSASATETEQIISVEVPILGDAKKELSETVIGQLSNPTNGSILKGNVDTLLATGIIINDDTDLIYQQAYTPGPLHANHTNEYAGRIIAVDDDVMVIGVPYGETNEVHNSGAVYIYVKNQQNTPLDQSDDTWEYETVLVPDDPGEYAHFGSSVAINNDTIVVGATGNERSKIYIFTKVGSDWKSTAPILNSFTVDGLTDSFNSSEIGRYLSIYDNTIVVGAPDYDAGNGAVFVFDNSENDWSAPTISLLSPTVSSSTDQYGFEVSISGDLIVVGAYLDSELDPSRGSAYVYTKNGDDWSTIPPTEAKLTSTDGKGFDWFGYSVSTNGTEVAIGAKYTDDNGNLSGSVYLYSRNGDDWTSTAPNEIELTGYAQWDKFGDTVILSENELFVGAFEDDTAGYLKGAVYIYSKTGDIWDLNTLEESVLVLPDEEYTSIGRFGEGIAYSNGNLITGAPWVDILGNRSGGIFTYYQNGASTWVPGFEFSPDSALTKQNEYEAYGNVVAVSGNYMIISAAGTDSNLAPTGAVYVYRKNDSGTPLFSSDDTWELETTFAAPDQERIIDFGQSVAIDGTTIIVSARLDDGTGEIYIYERNGSDWVSIPPSMTALYSHVNSSIIWQTSPYHRPIFTKQSIAIQDDTIVIGSRNGVTYPGYQGVVYVYTRNGANWADQIPTESVLTASDGEVDDSFGYAVDIDGDKIVIGAFDDTARRGIAYLYIKGSLGWDNATEIKLIGHDTQVQDRFGTSVAIDGNTVAIGAPFANEAGTHAGAVYIFDGTHGWDNPEEYKFTPQDSDVTKQRMYGASISLRNNQLAVGFANELDNYLYTSSGTGSVYLYDGSAGWDPNNETMITAATIPKVSFGGFGTNVALDDDGNLLLTELYEAISISNYNIVHSFVRPYFDERIETDTLIPPAPLSNEDHIGNAIEVSGDYMVVGAIHSDIATTDGGAAYVYIRNRQGTPDNESDDTWDYHSTLTAFDAEAGDQFGTSIAIDGDTIVIGSLLDDDQGDDSGSAYVYRLVDNVWSLEEKLTATDGREGDQFGISVSIEDSTIVVGARYHNYFISAFDDHTGAAYVFDRSGTDWTQTQKLTASNHSDQDAFGHDVLIKNDAIYITGLRAAVDDSPSGTGAIYIFHNQDGAWTEQQIIGPPDGEYDDWFGYDIHVDGNFLGAVSAADDEFKGSVYLFINNAGTWEFQQKLTPPVANQLDRSAFSIRISGTTLAIGSLLSDGQTTDTGAVFLYQLISGDWVESQTISALDGAEQDYFGHAVAFSGDQIIVGAPQNDEAGNNVGKVYVFRTFAPQINIIPTSQKEGDQGETIFTFEVERVGQSSGDLDFESTIDFETVDFSATLADHDYEFQSGTITFTADSNAIRQTQTIEITVYGDDIFEGDEKFVVRLSKPSDGTILGSNSVFGWIEEDDHAELGIENTTVNESAGTVSITVSLDKPAIGRVSVMYSTADQTADSPADYASTTGTITFEAGELSKTIQVPITDNAIVEGNEIFLVNLTDLVAEGSDVIISQGQAEVTIEDDDEATISIDDVSVDESAGTVNLIVTLSQASANTVTVDFRPINQTATKPADYLDHTGTLSFSPGELTQTITFSIVDSDLVERDEQFLVLLSNIQAGGGNVTFARDRAQVTILNDDQASMTVDDVTVDEDTGTVELTVSLDHTVDTTISVEYATADLSAIAGDDYTPQTGTLTFSPFTLTRTISIPIVNSDLVELEKSFFVNLSNLQANGRDVILADSQAEVTITDDDQALVTIDDITVNEADGTAEVTVSLDKPVASEISVDYTTAGQSALDTEDFESQSGTLTFSAGQQTRLISIPLVNNEDLELDESFSIILSDLQNHGFNVVLADAQAEVTIEDDEQARFSIADIDVNEADGTAILNVTLDTPLPVTVTVDFTTSNLTAVSPDDYQSTSGTLTFLPGELPQTITIDIVDSDLLEIDETFLVTLSNLQSGNANVILGDSQAEVTIHDDDQASLTVDDVTVDENAGSVLLTVSLDQAAGDTISIDYATADQSAVADDDYSSQTGTLTFAPGALTQTISIPIVDSDLVELEESFLVNLSNLQTNGWNVSLTDAQAVVTISDDDQALMTVDDISINEAEGTAEVTVSLDQPVAGEISVHFETADQTAVAGEDYEGQSGTITFSAGQQTRIISIPLIDTNLVEPDEQFLINLSQLQNNGFDVVLADAQAEVTIRDNDQAQFTIDDIIVSEADGTAVLTVSLSHPVTSTVTIDYATADDSALSPEDYQAQTGTLTFLPGEQSQSITIDLINSDPIELDERFLVNLSNIQAGSADVVIGDHQGEVTIQDNEQAQLIVSDLTVNEADGTAEVVVTLDQPVNFEVRVNYSLSDGKARNSLDYQSQSGTLIFAPGEQSKTITVALIDNDKVEEIEDFHVNLSGLNIQSDVVIIGRSQADVSIVDDDQAQFSITDITVDEAAGIARLYIYLTDTVYANISVDYSTVDQSAVSDSDYLAKSGRLTFTQGQTAKSLTITITDDQIVEGLESFYVQLSNIQANGAQLTFANDSGEVTIEDNDEASLTMSDVTVDESAGVALVSLTLDQPVEEAVSLDFNTLDQSALANADYQPTAGTVTFQPGEVSQTVSISLIDTDLVELTESFLVQFTNLQAGGANIALSRNQAEVTITDDDQSNITIDDISVDESAANVLVTVSLDAPVDAPVVINYATASQTAQSPSDYAHRSGSLTFTSGTQTQTISIPIVDSGLLEIDETLSVILSGLQASGRNVILADDRAVVTILDDDSASAEVNLRLVSSPTPTQPDGSIIQLPEHETWLSEWATWWIEIWVQTNDQTSQGSISVDVDLSYNSAVASAMEIEYGPRFSTNQTGDIDDSAGTITDLHAETSTAGLQVNRRTLFARIRFTPQAQDQIDLDLSEKILPAEDLELQANSVEVQLSNAAPFVTPIEAIPAVQIYANPYDLNNDDAINFRDLILFASVYNSTPSQSDSDYAWFADLNQDDRVHFRDLLLFASNYGKSKANGSVVTYPSNFPDAWNQLLMADTSSAPQQTASPLSQTVATTSFSRIVDQVSGSLSEEQNVMLEATTVQVVDLEGDALGRVAGGSIYIDVDAAGYGWYLEGSPAADFNFVYDSDLSLIALPGSDADGRFDLQTVLFHELGHLLGYEHAEDGVMQDTLAPGIRLLPDWELNFEFDPGLSLEDTDDFFLGVQDESELTPF, encoded by the coding sequence ATGGTACAATTTACGATCACCCGAAGGGGAGAAAATCTGGGTGACCTGAACAGCGAACTCATAATCAGCTACTCAACTCAGGATGGGACAGCAACAGTTACTGATAATGATTATAATTCCGCATCCGGGACGATTCGCTTCTTTGCAAACCCTAATACAGTAAAACAAACAAAAACTATATTTGTCCGTCTGAATGATGATTCAATCACAGAAGGAAATGAAAGTTTCCAGCTGGTCCTCACAACCGAAGCGCAAGACGCAATATTAGTGAGGGATACTGGAACAGCTAAGATCTACAACGATGATCGCAACTCACTCAGCATTAATGATGTTACAGCACTGGAAAATGACATCTTCGTTTTTGAGGTGAGCCTTGATCATGCAGCAGGCACAGATATCACGTTCCTGGCAACTACTGAAAATGGAACTGCCAGCAACATATACGATAGAGATTTTACAACTCAGTCTAACATGCCCTATACCATCAAGGCAGGAGAATTAACCACTGAGATTAGCGTATATGTGCATGATGATGACTCTCGAGAGACTGATGAAACTTTTTTTGTCAAACTGAGTGCCCGGGAAAATAACAGTTATGAGTTCCCCTCATACTTAACTTTTTCAGACGACACAGGTCAGGGAACCATCTTGAATGACGATGGACTTCCCGGCTCTACTTTTCGACTTGACTCATCAAAAGTAATCGAAGGGAATGATGGCACTCAAATTCTGATTTATGATGTCGTCAGAACCGGGCAATCCGCGGGTGATTTAAATTTTGATTCGACCGTCGAATTCAGGACGTTGGATGGAACGGCTACGGCTGGAGAAGATTATTCAGACAGATGGACTACAGTCAATTTTTCAGCATCAGCGACTGAGACAGAACAGATCATCAGCGTGGAAGTTCCCATCCTGGGTGATGCTAAAAAGGAACTTTCTGAAACAGTCATTGGGCAGTTAAGTAATCCAACCAATGGCAGCATATTGAAAGGGAATGTAGATACCCTGTTGGCGACAGGGATTATTATCAATGATGATACAGATCTAATTTATCAGCAAGCCTACACCCCAGGTCCCCTACATGCCAATCATACCAATGAATATGCGGGAAGAATTATTGCCGTCGATGACGATGTCATGGTCATCGGTGTCCCTTACGGAGAGACAAATGAAGTGCATAATTCCGGGGCAGTCTACATCTATGTAAAAAACCAGCAAAATACTCCCCTCGACCAATCAGATGACACCTGGGAGTACGAAACAGTTCTGGTCCCTGATGATCCTGGAGAGTATGCTCATTTTGGCTCAAGCGTCGCCATCAATAACGACACCATTGTTGTCGGGGCAACCGGGAACGAGCGGAGCAAGATTTATATTTTCACGAAGGTCGGCAGTGACTGGAAATCGACAGCTCCCATTCTCAATTCGTTCACGGTCGATGGGCTGACAGACTCTTTCAACTCCTCGGAAATTGGCCGTTATTTATCGATCTATGATAATACGATTGTTGTTGGAGCTCCTGATTACGATGCGGGAAATGGTGCTGTCTTTGTATTCGATAATTCAGAAAATGACTGGTCTGCACCCACAATCAGTCTTTTGAGCCCCACGGTAAGCTCAAGCACTGATCAATACGGATTTGAGGTATCGATTTCGGGAGACCTGATTGTTGTTGGTGCATACCTGGACAGCGAGCTTGATCCATCGAGAGGCTCTGCCTACGTCTATACAAAAAATGGTGATGACTGGAGTACCATTCCACCAACCGAAGCCAAACTCACTTCTACTGATGGAAAGGGATTTGACTGGTTTGGTTATTCCGTAAGCACAAACGGAACAGAAGTCGCAATTGGCGCAAAGTACACAGACGACAATGGAAACTTAAGTGGTTCTGTGTATCTGTACTCCCGAAACGGTGATGACTGGACATCGACTGCGCCAAATGAAATAGAACTGACTGGTTATGCTCAATGGGACAAATTCGGCGACACGGTCATTTTGAGTGAGAATGAATTATTTGTTGGCGCATTTGAAGATGACACAGCTGGATATCTGAAAGGCGCCGTTTATATCTATTCTAAAACTGGTGACATATGGGATCTGAACACACTCGAAGAATCAGTATTAGTTCTTCCAGATGAAGAATACACTTCAATCGGCAGATTTGGTGAGGGAATTGCCTATTCGAACGGTAATCTGATTACAGGAGCCCCCTGGGTTGATATTCTGGGAAATCGCAGCGGAGGTATCTTTACTTATTACCAGAATGGAGCTTCGACCTGGGTGCCAGGATTTGAGTTTTCGCCAGACTCTGCACTGACCAAGCAAAATGAATATGAAGCATATGGAAATGTCGTCGCGGTCAGCGGTAATTATATGATTATCAGTGCAGCGGGCACTGACTCAAACCTTGCCCCTACCGGAGCAGTGTATGTTTATCGCAAGAACGACAGCGGGACTCCCCTCTTTTCCAGTGATGACACCTGGGAACTGGAAACAACGTTTGCAGCACCAGATCAGGAGCGGATTATCGATTTTGGCCAAAGTGTCGCCATCGATGGTACGACCATCATTGTGAGTGCAAGATTAGACGATGGAACGGGCGAAATCTATATATACGAAAGGAACGGTTCAGACTGGGTTTCAATCCCTCCCTCGATGACAGCACTTTACTCTCATGTTAACTCTTCCATCATCTGGCAAACCAGTCCTTACCACAGACCCATCTTTACAAAACAATCGATTGCCATTCAAGACGATACCATTGTCATCGGGAGTCGCAACGGAGTTACTTATCCAGGCTACCAGGGCGTTGTCTATGTCTACACCAGGAATGGGGCTAACTGGGCAGATCAGATACCGACGGAATCTGTTTTGACTGCTTCTGACGGGGAGGTGGACGATTCTTTCGGCTATGCTGTGGATATTGATGGAGACAAGATCGTTATCGGAGCTTTTGACGACACCGCTAGACGAGGAATTGCGTATCTTTATATCAAAGGCAGTCTGGGCTGGGATAATGCAACCGAAATAAAATTGATTGGTCATGATACACAGGTTCAAGATCGATTCGGGACGAGCGTAGCAATCGATGGCAATACAGTCGCGATAGGAGCCCCATTTGCAAATGAGGCAGGAACCCATGCGGGGGCAGTTTATATTTTTGATGGAACACATGGATGGGATAATCCTGAAGAGTATAAATTCACGCCTCAAGATTCAGATGTCACAAAACAACGTATGTACGGCGCGTCGATTTCTTTAAGAAATAATCAATTAGCAGTTGGCTTCGCTAATGAGCTCGATAATTATCTCTATACATCCAGTGGAACGGGTTCAGTCTATCTGTACGATGGCTCTGCTGGCTGGGATCCGAATAATGAAACGATGATCACAGCTGCAACAATACCGAAAGTATCTTTTGGTGGTTTTGGAACGAATGTAGCGTTGGACGATGATGGTAATCTGCTGCTGACCGAACTGTATGAAGCTATTTCAATTTCTAATTACAATATAGTCCACAGCTTTGTACGCCCTTATTTCGATGAGAGAATTGAAACAGACACATTAATTCCGCCTGCCCCCCTGTCAAATGAAGACCATATCGGTAATGCAATCGAAGTCAGTGGTGACTATATGGTCGTCGGGGCGATTCATAGTGACATTGCTACGACGGATGGCGGCGCTGCTTATGTCTACATTCGAAACAGACAGGGAACGCCAGATAATGAGTCAGACGATACGTGGGACTATCATTCCACTTTGACGGCGTTTGATGCTGAAGCTGGTGACCAGTTCGGGACGAGCATTGCCATTGATGGGGACACGATCGTGATTGGCAGTCTCCTCGACGACGACCAGGGGGACGACAGTGGTTCGGCTTATGTCTACAGACTCGTTGACAACGTATGGAGCCTGGAAGAAAAGCTGACAGCCACAGATGGCAGGGAAGGCGACCAGTTTGGTATTTCCGTGTCCATCGAAGATTCTACGATCGTCGTTGGCGCGCGTTACCATAACTACTTCATCTCAGCCTTTGATGATCATACCGGAGCCGCTTATGTTTTTGATCGATCCGGCACAGACTGGACACAAACCCAAAAGCTGACCGCGTCAAATCATAGTGATCAGGATGCGTTTGGGCACGATGTGCTGATCAAAAACGACGCCATCTACATCACCGGTCTGCGGGCAGCTGTAGACGATTCCCCATCGGGTACCGGTGCCATCTATATCTTTCATAACCAGGACGGAGCCTGGACTGAACAACAAATCATAGGCCCTCCCGATGGCGAATATGATGACTGGTTTGGCTATGATATTCATGTGGACGGAAATTTCTTAGGCGCCGTTTCAGCTGCAGATGATGAGTTTAAAGGATCTGTCTATCTCTTCATAAACAATGCAGGCACCTGGGAATTTCAGCAGAAGCTGACTCCCCCTGTGGCAAATCAACTTGACCGGTCCGCATTTTCCATTCGTATTTCAGGAACAACCCTTGCTATCGGCTCACTGCTGAGCGATGGACAGACAACCGATACGGGTGCTGTTTTTCTCTACCAGTTAATCAGTGGAGACTGGGTTGAGTCCCAGACTATTTCAGCTCTTGATGGAGCTGAGCAGGATTATTTTGGGCATGCAGTCGCTTTTTCCGGTGACCAGATTATTGTCGGTGCCCCTCAGAATGATGAAGCCGGCAACAATGTCGGGAAGGTCTATGTCTTCCGTACTTTTGCTCCCCAGATCAATATCATTCCCACCAGCCAGAAAGAGGGAGATCAGGGAGAGACGATTTTCACCTTCGAGGTGGAACGCGTTGGCCAGTCTTCTGGTGATTTAGACTTTGAGTCGACCATTGACTTTGAAACAGTAGACTTTAGTGCCACCCTTGCAGATCACGATTATGAATTTCAATCAGGGACAATCACATTCACAGCCGATTCGAATGCAATTCGTCAGACTCAGACCATAGAGATCACAGTCTATGGTGACGACATATTTGAAGGTGACGAAAAATTTGTTGTCAGACTGTCAAAACCATCAGACGGCACCATTCTCGGTAGCAACAGCGTCTTTGGCTGGATCGAAGAGGATGACCATGCAGAACTGGGGATTGAGAACACCACTGTCAACGAATCTGCCGGCACGGTAAGCATCACAGTTTCACTCGATAAGCCTGCAATCGGACGGGTCAGCGTAATGTATTCCACCGCTGATCAAACTGCAGACTCTCCAGCTGATTACGCTTCTACTACAGGCACTATCACATTCGAAGCTGGAGAATTGAGCAAAACCATTCAGGTTCCAATTACTGATAATGCCATAGTGGAAGGTAACGAAATATTTCTGGTCAATCTCACAGACCTGGTCGCCGAGGGTTCTGATGTCATCATCAGTCAGGGTCAGGCAGAGGTGACTATCGAGGATGACGACGAAGCGACTATCTCCATCGACGACGTCTCGGTCGACGAATCAGCGGGGACAGTTAATTTAATTGTCACTTTGAGCCAGGCATCTGCAAATACGGTCACCGTAGATTTCAGGCCCATCAATCAGACAGCAACAAAACCCGCTGACTATCTGGACCATACAGGCACGCTGAGCTTTTCACCTGGTGAACTGACCCAAACCATCACCTTCTCTATCGTTGATTCAGACCTCGTCGAGCGGGATGAACAGTTTCTGGTACTGCTCTCGAATATCCAGGCCGGGGGAGGAAACGTCACTTTTGCCCGAGATCGGGCTCAGGTCACCATTCTTAACGACGACCAGGCCAGTATGACGGTTGATGATGTTACCGTCGATGAAGATACGGGCACCGTGGAACTCACCGTTTCACTGGATCACACAGTCGACACCACTATCTCGGTAGAGTATGCGACAGCAGATCTGTCTGCTATTGCCGGAGATGATTACACTCCTCAGACCGGTACTTTGACATTCAGTCCTTTTACACTTACCAGGACCATCTCAATCCCGATTGTGAATTCAGATCTGGTGGAACTGGAAAAATCCTTCTTCGTGAATTTGAGTAACCTGCAGGCTAACGGTCGCGATGTGATTCTTGCCGACAGCCAGGCTGAAGTGACGATCACCGACGATGACCAGGCGCTAGTGACCATTGATGACATTACCGTCAATGAAGCCGACGGGACTGCAGAGGTCACCGTTTCGCTGGACAAGCCTGTCGCAAGTGAGATCAGTGTCGACTACACAACAGCCGGGCAGTCAGCCCTGGATACCGAAGATTTTGAATCCCAGTCCGGAACACTCACCTTCTCTGCCGGTCAGCAGACCAGGCTTATCAGTATTCCACTGGTGAATAACGAAGATCTGGAGTTAGACGAAAGTTTCAGTATCATACTGAGCGATCTGCAGAATCATGGATTTAATGTGGTTCTGGCTGATGCTCAGGCTGAGGTGACCATCGAGGATGACGAACAGGCCCGTTTTTCGATCGCGGATATCGACGTCAATGAAGCAGATGGGACTGCGATCCTGAATGTCACCCTGGACACCCCCTTACCTGTCACGGTCACCGTTGATTTCACGACTTCGAACCTGACTGCTGTTTCCCCGGATGACTATCAGTCGACATCAGGTACATTAACATTTCTGCCTGGCGAACTTCCCCAGACGATTACAATCGACATCGTTGATTCTGATCTGCTGGAAATCGATGAAACATTTCTGGTCACGCTGTCAAATCTTCAGTCGGGCAACGCGAACGTCATTCTGGGGGACAGCCAGGCGGAAGTGACCATTCATGATGATGATCAAGCCAGCCTGACAGTAGATGATGTGACTGTCGACGAGAACGCGGGCTCAGTTCTGTTAACCGTGTCACTGGATCAGGCAGCGGGTGACACAATCTCGATTGATTATGCGACGGCTGATCAGTCTGCAGTGGCCGACGATGATTATTCTTCACAGACGGGAACTTTGACATTTGCTCCCGGAGCACTCACTCAGACGATCTCGATCCCGATTGTTGACTCTGACCTGGTGGAACTGGAAGAGTCTTTCCTCGTCAATCTGAGCAACCTGCAGACCAATGGCTGGAATGTCAGCCTGACAGACGCCCAGGCGGTCGTGACGATCTCCGACGATGACCAGGCGCTAATGACTGTCGACGACATTTCCATCAATGAAGCAGAAGGGACTGCGGAAGTGACCGTTTCCCTGGATCAACCCGTTGCAGGTGAGATCAGTGTTCACTTTGAAACAGCAGACCAGACAGCCGTTGCAGGCGAAGATTACGAAGGCCAGTCCGGCACGATCACTTTTTCCGCCGGCCAGCAGACCAGGATCATCAGCATCCCCCTGATCGACACAAATCTCGTTGAACCGGATGAGCAGTTCCTGATCAATCTGAGCCAGCTACAGAATAATGGATTTGATGTGGTCCTGGCTGATGCCCAGGCAGAGGTCACCATTCGGGATAACGACCAGGCTCAGTTTACGATCGACGACATCATTGTAAGTGAAGCCGATGGGACTGCTGTCTTGACCGTTTCATTGAGTCACCCCGTCACATCGACGGTCACCATCGATTATGCAACGGCAGACGATTCGGCGCTCTCTCCCGAAGACTACCAGGCTCAAACAGGCACTCTGACGTTCCTGCCCGGTGAGCAGTCGCAGAGTATTACCATCGATCTTATCAATTCCGATCCGATCGAACTCGATGAACGCTTTCTGGTGAACCTCTCCAACATTCAGGCCGGAAGTGCAGATGTTGTGATAGGCGATCATCAGGGAGAGGTTACAATTCAGGATAACGAACAGGCACAGTTGATTGTAAGTGACCTGACCGTCAATGAGGCAGACGGGACGGCTGAAGTCGTAGTCACGCTGGATCAACCGGTAAACTTCGAAGTTCGAGTGAACTATTCACTGTCCGATGGGAAGGCCCGAAACTCACTCGACTACCAGAGTCAGTCCGGAACACTGATCTTTGCTCCTGGGGAACAGAGCAAAACAATCACGGTTGCCCTGATTGATAATGACAAGGTAGAAGAAATCGAAGATTTTCACGTAAATTTGTCTGGCCTCAACATACAGAGCGATGTCGTGATCATCGGCCGTTCCCAGGCAGATGTTTCCATCGTTGATGATGACCAGGCCCAGTTTTCAATCACCGATATCACCGTCGATGAAGCGGCAGGAATCGCCCGACTCTACATCTACCTGACGGATACCGTGTACGCGAACATCTCTGTCGATTACAGCACCGTAGATCAATCCGCTGTCAGCGATTCTGACTATCTGGCCAAATCGGGCAGGCTGACATTCACTCAGGGACAGACGGCCAAGAGTCTTACGATCACCATTACCGACGACCAGATAGTTGAAGGGCTAGAATCCTTCTACGTTCAGCTTTCGAATATTCAGGCGAACGGGGCGCAACTCACTTTTGCCAATGATTCTGGCGAAGTCACCATTGAGGACAATGACGAAGCCAGCCTGACGATGAGTGATGTGACCGTCGATGAATCGGCGGGAGTCGCATTAGTTTCACTGACACTGGACCAACCAGTCGAAGAGGCGGTTTCTCTTGATTTCAACACGCTGGACCAGAGTGCCCTGGCGAATGCGGACTACCAGCCTACAGCAGGTACGGTCACGTTTCAGCCGGGTGAAGTCTCACAGACGGTCAGCATCTCTCTGATCGACACGGATCTGGTGGAACTGACAGAATCGTTCCTGGTTCAGTTCACGAATCTGCAGGCCGGCGGTGCAAATATCGCGCTGAGTCGTAACCAGGCAGAGGTGACAATAACGGATGACGACCAGTCAAATATCACGATCGACGACATTTCGGTGGATGAGTCCGCCGCGAATGTGCTGGTTACCGTCTCGCTGGATGCCCCCGTCGATGCACCGGTGGTCATTAACTATGCAACCGCCAGTCAGACAGCCCAGTCACCGTCGGATTACGCTCACAGATCGGGATCGCTGACATTTACATCGGGAACACAGACCCAGACAATCAGCATTCCGATTGTCGATTCTGGTCTGCTGGAAATTGACGAAACATTGTCAGTGATCCTGTCAGGCCTGCAGGCTTCGGGACGGAATGTAATTCTGGCTGATGACCGGGCCGTAGTTACGATCCTCGATGATGACAGTGCCTCTGCGGAGGTAAATCTGAGACTGGTCTCCTCTCCGACGCCGACACAGCCGGACGGTTCGATCATCCAGTTACCCGAACATGAAACATGGCTCAGTGAATGGGCCACATGGTGGATTGAAATCTGGGTCCAGACCAACGATCAGACCAGCCAGGGGAGCATTTCGGTCGATGTCGATCTGTCTTACAATTCGGCTGTTGCCTCGGCGATGGAAATCGAATACGGGCCTCGGTTCTCTACAAACCAGACTGGTGATATTGATGATTCAGCAGGAACGATCACCGACCTGCATGCGGAAACATCAACGGCTGGACTGCAGGTGAACCGGCGGACGCTGTTTGCCCGGATTCGCTTCACTCCCCAGGCGCAGGATCAGATTGATCTCGATCTGAGTGAAAAGATATTGCCTGCTGAAGATTTGGAACTGCAGGCGAATTCCGTCGAAGTTCAGCTGTCCAATGCCGCCCCCTTTGTCACGCCGATAGAAGCGATCCCCGCTGTCCAGATCTATGCCAACCCGTATGACCTCAATAACGACGACGCCATTAATTTCCGGGATCTGATTCTGTTTGCGAGTGTGTATAATTCGACTCCCAGCCAGTCTGATTCCGACTATGCCTGGTTTGCAGACTTGAATCAGGATGACCGGGTGCACTTCCGGGATCTGCTGCTGTTTGCTTCCAATTATGGGAAGTCGAAAGCCAATGGATCCGTTGTTACCTACCCCTCCAACTTCCCGGATGCCTGGAATCAGCTGCTGATGGCTGATACGTCGAGTGCACCGCAGCAGACGGCGTCACCATTGTCACAAACAGTCGCGACGACTTCCTTCTCTCGGATTGTCGATCAGGTGAGTGGCAGTCTCTCTGAAGAGCAGAATGTCATGCTGGAAGCCACGACTGTGCAAGTGGTCGATCTGGAAGGAGACGCGCTGGGCCGGGTCGCAGGCGGCTCAATCTATATTGATGTGGATGCAGCGGGCTATGGCTGGTATCTGGAAGGCAGCCCTGCTGCTGATTTTAACTTCGTTTACGACAGCGATCTGAGTCTCATCGCGTTGCCCGGCAGTGACGCGGACGGCCGCTTTGATCTGCAGACGGTACTCTTCCACGAGCTGGGGCATCTGCTGGGTTACGAACACGCAGAAGACGGAGTGATGCAGGACACACTCGCTCCCGGCATCCGCCTGCTGCCCGACTGGGAACTCAACTTCGAATTCGACCCGGGGCTCTCCCTGGAGGATACTGATGATTTTTTCCTGGGCGTTCAGGACGAGTCAGAACTCACACCTTTTTAA